TGTTCACGTCATAACACAATAAAGGCAAGTACAAAGAAACGGCAGTGATTGCATTTTGACGGTGGGTGCTGCGGGATGGTGTACCTAATAACGTGGTCACCGATTTGACACAAACAACAGagaaagagggagggaggggggggagagACTCGGAGGGAGGGATGAGGGAGGAGTGGAGCAGATGCCGGCGTGCTGAGAGTCCGCACAAAACGACGAAGAAGCCCAGGAGGACGACGGCGACGGCGTGCTTCATCACGTAAAGTCCCGCCATTTGTCGGAAGACATTTCCCAAAAGTCACTCGGAACCGGCGGCGCCATCGCTTCACTTTGACCGACGCGGGGGAGGAGGAGCATGCTGCTCCCGCGCGGACCAAGATTCTAGAATGTTCACACGCCGTGAGTCCCACTGCAAGcattctctgtgtgtgtgtgtgtgtgtgtgttccgtgTCCGCGCGCGCGATCACTTTAGCCCAGGTGTGGCAAACgtatggcccgcgggccagaaccgggccgtaggggggggggggggtccaatcTGGCTCGTGGAGGacagagaacacattcactgttacagtattttcaataaaagtaactgtcGTTGCTAATTTTGTCACCTGGAAGACGCAGAGACGACTTATAGCGGAACTAAAGCGGATTCATTCAATTGTCATCCGTCTCAGGGGGCCGCCATGTTGGGCGATATCGCCCTCTGCTGTCAACTGAGATTAACATCACTATTGCTGTAGCGCTTGCATTGCGaaggtcacgtgaccaaacccggaaaacaggttagcagcCGGACTCCTCAAGTACACTGGCTAACTAACTCACTAACTagaacaacattttagcaagttggAGTGGACTAACAGACTAAAAGTTCTTGGAACTTTCCAAAGTACCATTCACCTGGTAGGGTCTTCTTTGAGTTTAACTGCAGAAACTTTACCCCAGAACTAGGAACTTTTTGGAGGACCTTTGTGTTTGGACCAAGGGAATTATTGTCTAAATTAAGTTTTCGGGTCAAAAGAGGAGCCTGCTACTGGGGGTGGTACTTTTGAGAGGTCTAGGAACCTTTGAACCATTGACTATACTCCATTGGAGTACTTTAGTGTTAGTACCAAAACTAAAAGCTCCTGGAACTTGAGGTAGAACTAGAACCTTTTGGGGGTGCATTGTCTGTTTGGACTGCAGGAACTAATATCTAAATTAGTTTTGAGGGTTATTTACAGGAGTCAAAAGAAGGCCCTGCTCGTGGAGGTAGTACTTTCTCAAGAGGTCCAGGAACTTTTCTAATTGGATCTGTGGCGGTGAACCTTTTCCAAAGACTTAAAAGTTCCTGGAACCTCAAGTAGAACTGAGAACTTTTAGAGATAGTTATGTGGTTGGACTGCGGAAGCGATGGTCAAATTAAGACACTGCTGGTTGGGCTAGTACTTTTGAAAAGTCCTCATACCTTTGAACACATGGGAACCTTTTACCAGAAACTAAAAGTGGAACTTTAGGTGGAaccactggaaaaaaacaacaacaacaaaaaaaacattgtgaccATCATAAAAAGCCTCTATTTCCGGTTCTATGGCGATCATCACATCACTCAAACTCAACAGGAAGTGATATCACATTTAAAGCACCAGTTTTTCTGTGACCAGTAGTTCACTTCCTTTTACACTTAACTTTATGACAACTAGGCAACTGACTTAAAGCTTCAAGATGGCCACAGTTCGACCCTGGAACGGACCATTTCTGTTCTCCCATGGGGAAAAAATAGCTCAGAGCAGATTGTGTTGGAATTTTTATGCATAGATTACACTTTTTTGAggtggcaacacacacacacacacacacacacacacacacacacacacacacttgaggaGGCGCTGAAGTCCTCATTTATCTTGTAAAGCACAGTGACTTGTGGAGGTGCACCAGCCAGCTAAAAATAGATGCTGACGCATCACAGAAAGCGCAACAAattagatgatgatgatgatattgtgtgtgcgtgcgcgcgcgtacgcatattattattaatcagtttattatgtatgtatttttgtgctcaggccaaggCCGTGTCTAACATGaagccatcttgtggcatctcggtgccaaggaactatgttgaagtgaaatgAGGCGCTTGAATTTCGTCAGGCCGCTGTGTTGTCTCATAGACCAAGAGTGCAATTCCAACCTTTACAGAGCGGGCATCaattgcagatttttgtttgttcgcAGCAGCGAATAGCAACTGAAAAATGCACTGAGCAGTCTGTGGTTGGCGGCCTGGAAACGCGCCGACATTAATCTCCTTAAGCCGTTGCCGCGTCACGCAAAGTCCACGGCGGCTTGCCGTTGGCTTTCGCTTTAGCTCAGCGCACTCATGagtgcatcatcatcatcatgatccccctcctcatcatcatcatcgtcgtcgtcgtcgtcgtcgtcaacATCAACTTCAATTAGCGCGTGAAGAAAGACGCTTAGCTGGCACTTTCTGTCCGCCCTACAATCGCTACGCTTGTATTTTTAGCTGTCGTGTGTGACCTTCACATGAACCAAATAAACACGTtttatacacgcacacacacacaattactgTAACGTCAACAATCCGCCGGTTCAGTTCAGCAAGTGCCAAAGCATaggctgcatttaaaaaaataaccaaataaaGTCATTAACCAACTAACTAAATCAATAAACCAACCAACCACCTAACTAATTAACTGACCAACAAATCAAATAACCAACCACTTAACCGACTGACAAATTAACTGACTGACATACTTACCAATGAGCTACAAACTAATCCTAGCCAACCAAATTCATAACCAACTAATTTACATGCTGTAGATCTCCATGTGTACATTAGACGCTTGTCCTGAGTATGCATCTCGTGGCTGTGGCCCCGCCCCTTTCGGGCTCCCAGGTAGGCCAGCTGCTAATTAGCGACTTTAACGAGCTCCTCAATGGCTCCCTCGAGACCCTCCGTCCCACTTTCACACATCAATATGCAAACACTAAAGTGTTTAAACGCCTCATTCGGGGGCGGGGGGCGTGGTGGACCCTttcggccaatcagaagcctgaaaaaaattcattcgcggaaaagacaaaacaacaacgGTTGGGCTCACGTTGACAACCCACAAAATCATTATTGTTTGCaaactatttgaaaaaaacatatcCCGCTTGTCAACATGATTTTCTTCACAGCAGCTTGATTGACAGAGTCAGAAACATTGATTGACAGTTTTGTaaaatttgattgacagcttcgTAAACAGCAAGTGGAttgaaaacacgcacacacacggtcaTGCTGTAACGCATTCACTTTGTTTGATTCAATAAAAGGAGACTCGcctcatttgcatattcaaaggAGCAGGAGAAATAAGAACGTATGACTTTCAAATGAAGAGCTGGAGGGCAAAATCAATACAGTGGAGCAAGTTACGAAGGCTGCGTTGCCATGGTGACTGTGGTTTTGGCAGCAAGTGTGTGCAACTCTATGTAAAACCGTTGCGCATGTGACAGTGAATGCAGCACAACATTTGTTTACATAAGCTGGGACACAAGCCGATGTGATGCGTTCGAAGTTCAACaagcacagaaaaaaaggaaataggaCTTTTTCAAGTCGCTTTTTCCAGTGAGGACACTGCGCTTTAACGGACACTTTAACGAGCTCGCGTGTTCAAAATTTAACGGCCGGTCAAAATGTCACTCGCACAGTTCCTCTTTGGTACTTTCAGCCCAGTTTgggacttggtgaagcagcatgtggctcctTTAAACAATTGTATGGTTGTCAATACGAGGTGGGTCGTTTAGTATCCGAATACGAAAACGTGCCGTCTGCGGTCATGCTAAACAAAAGCCTCATGCGGCTCGTTAGCGTGCTAGCTTTGCAACACGCCGGACAGGTGGGTAGGGGACGAGGCATTCGGACGTCCCCGGCGACGGTGGGACTCCACGCACCCGTCCTCATCACAGGGTGAAGGCAGAAAGTTTATCTGTTTGTAATGGGGCAGTGAATCCATCACAAAATGCGCTTGCAGTGCGACAGTGAAGACATCGCAAAATTTGTTTGCAGTGTGGCAATGAACGCATCACAAAATTAGTTTGGAGTATGACAGTGAACGCATCGgcaaatttgtttgttttgctccaTCCTACAAATGTGCTGCAATCACTGTCCCATTCTATTCTGCACTGGTTCCAGTAAATGTGGATTTTATTTCACCccatcagatttcagcttcgaccgtatgtgttgccatgtcaatctaatctgtcctccgtttctttaaccaatcaaattAATTCAAATTCTAGCCGGCCCGAGCTCGAATCAGCATTTTTCCGTCAAAGCAAAACGCGTCTGTAGCGATCGACACACATGAATGCATGAAATAATCAGCCTCTTTGGTGAGTAGGATgtgttttattgacattttgcaCAAACTAGGCTGAGGGTCTCCCTTTGTGAGGTCACGAGGCCAACCGCGGCAGAGCAGATTGAATTagctcagctgtcaatcaagaaGCAGCCGTTCTGCACCCACACGCAGCAAGTAGCCAATTATTTAGTCTCTGTAAAtcatacaaaatacaatttataaaaaaaaaataataataatgtgcacGTGATAAATGTTCAGCAGCTCGTGTATGGGAAAATCCTGATCTCATGAATGCAGCAGTTGTTTCCAGTGCACTGCAAACTGCTGCTGCATTCACTGTCACACTGAAATTATACACTGCGCTGCGTTCACCGCCACATTGAAAACACACGCTGTGCCACGTTCACTGTCACACTGAAAACATTGCCGTGCTGCATTCACAGTCACCCTGAAACCAGACTGTGCTACGTTCGCTGTCCCAATCGTGTGGGGGCCCCCCCGTCTGCAAGGCTTGTGTTATATTTAGCCGGGACGCAAAGTGCGAGGAGTGAGGAAGACGGAGGAAAGAAGAACTTAGTGTGCCGGCCATCTATTATTGAGTCCTGGGAGCATTTTGAGCGTTGCTCTCAGAGTCTCATGTGTTGTTagccagaaaaagaaaaaaaaacccaaatgatAATGCCAGGCTCCTGCGTGCAACTTTGAAATATGCATCTGTAGTGTTTACATGCACAGCACTTGTTTTGTGGTTTGTGGGCGCGCTATCATGTAGGGGTttccaaatgtgtgttttctttttttttgttttttttttttaatcgagtcGACTTCAAAGCTGCACACGAGGAGCTGCAGGCTTTTGGCATATGGATGCTAATTGAACcaggacacacacacgtgtggcACACACAGATGTACATTAGTAATGCTGCCTGACTCCACTCTCCTACTTGGAttggaacaaacaaacacacccacacaacatGAAGGACACGCACAAATGAACACCACAACTGACaggacacacacgcgcacatgtGAAAACATTACACAACATGACACGCACTCATTCACACATACGCACAGAAACATGCACAATCGCATGCTGACGCGTTCATGAATAAACATGACATATACAAACAACACGTACGACACACACATAAGACAAAAACAAGACGAAACACAAGCGCAGATAGAAACACGTTATCGATACgttcaaatacacaaaaatgcaaattggGGGGCGGGGTACCATGGCCCTGGGcatctttccccccccccccatctctcttaatcactcactcacTACTCCCGGATCACGTCAACAGGCTTTTTAGTTGACATTTTACCGTCTCGGTTCATTATCAGCTGCGCGACTCACGCATCCGTGTCCCCGTTCAGGTTGCGGCGGTGCGGAGCTGCTGCTGGTTCTGTGCGGCCTGGACGCGTCGCTGCCGTGCCCGCGCCACTGCATCTGCTACACGTCGCCCAGCACCGTGTCGTGCCAGGCGCACGACTTCCAGGCCGTGCCCGAGGGCATCCCGGCCGACAGCCGGCGCATCTTCCTGCAGAACAACAAGATCGGCCGGCTCCTGCGCGGACACTTCCCGCCGGCCGCCGCCATGCTGTGGCTGTACTCCAACAACATCTCGTACATTCAGCCGTCCGCCTTCCACGGCTTCCGGctgctggaagagctggacctGGGCGACAACCGCGACTTGAAGGCGGTCGCCGCTGAGACCTTCCGGGGTCTGGACCGACTGCGCGCCTTGCACCTGTACCGCTGCGGTCTGCTCAGCCTGCCGCCGGGAGTCTTTGCCGACCTCCACGACCTCCAGTATCTCTACCTGCAGGTACGCAAAAGTGCTCGCACTGACGACTCTGTACGTGTGTATCTTCAAATCATCTCTTCACCATTGAAATCGATGGAAATGCTGTTAATCTGTCCCAGGCCTCCCCAAAAACactaaaaatcttttttttttttcttctttctttcccgTTTTGGAGGGCCGATGCCCATACCGTTTTTGTACAGTAAAGTTGTCCAAAATTTCAATAACGCAAATGTTATTCTTTCACTTATCTTTgtttcaaacaaacacaaaaatgcagGGAGTTGTCAGGGTAAACAGCATCTCTTAACTAACAAAAATTTATTCCCTGAGGTTTAACACAGTTCCAATAATGATGAGTAGAttgtaaagaataaaaacagtttCAACATATCAGTTgacatttactgtcaaactgaacacaaaaagacacacaGTGTGGATTGAAAATAAGCACATCATTTATAAATctgatagcttaatgctaatgcacaATGCCAGAGACAGGCTAACTAACCTTGTACTGATGTTGCTgtagttataaacctttaaacagaTATTTGATCACAAACACTTTTAACAGATAACATAATACgcagtcaaatgtttttatccGCTGCGAAAAGACGACAGAAATAAAGAGGAATAATCAATCTGTGTCCTGGATTAGGAGGATTATGTGTAATAAATCCCATCATAGATCAGAATGTTTTTGCGGCATAAAGCAATCCCTCGCCATTTGCGTGTGAAAGGGACTGAGCCTCCCGcgaaataaagttttttttttaaataaatacagacaCCACTTCAAAAAGGGGTTAGAAATGCCTACATTAATGATTTCAAACAACATTACCTGGAAAATCAACTGACAAAAGATAACAGATCATTTGATATAGAAAAAAGTGCACCTGAAGTGAGCTTCGTTGCCAGAAAGAGAAATGAGGAGCATGAATAAAGAACGGTCAAGATTTCCCCCTAACGCCGTGCTCTCTCCTAGGACAACCAGTTGGAGTTCCTGGAGGACGACCTGTTCATTGACCTGCTGAACCTCAGCCATCTGTTCCTGCACGGCAACCGCCTGTGGAGCCTCCACCAGAACACCTTCCGGGGCCTGGGCGCCTTGGACCGCCTGCTCCTGCACCAGAACCGCATCCAGTGGGTGGACCGGCAGGCTTTTCATGACCTGGGGCGCCTCACCACGCTCTACTTGTTCAACAACTCCCTGACGGAGATGTCGGCGGGGAGCCTGGCTCTCCTGCCTTCCCTCGAGTACCTCCGCCTCAACGACAACCCTTGGGACTGCGACTGTGAGGCGCTGCCTCTTTGGGACTGGCTGAGGAACTTCCGAGGATCCACTTCTTCATTGGTGTGCGTTTCGCCTCCAGAGATGGAGGGGAAAGACTTGAAGATGCTGAGGAAGGAGGAGCTACCCACTTGTCTGAAGGGAGAGGGCGGGCCAGGCGGTGTCACCGGTGGCGATTCATTGAACCACCTGAATCGTCACCGGAGCCGTAACAACCAACACCAGCGACCGTACCTGCCCCATGGTGATCAGCACAACCTACCGCCACCCTCAACCTTGCCACGGCCACCCAAGGGGGGCCGCGGGAACTGCACCCGGCGGGGTCGCAAGGCCAAAGTGGGGCCCAACGAGGTGCGGCTGCTTGGCAAGGGGAAGGAGAAAGACTTCAGGGATAAACATGACGGGATGACCACTGCCAGGAGGAAGAACAAGTGTTTGCCAAGAACTTCAGTGGGCCCCCCCAGTGGGGTCCAGAGGGCCACTAGTGCGGCGGCAGCACCCTTTGCTGGGGGCTTTTTCTGTTTAGCGCTGCTAGCATCACTGCTAACTCTGCACTGACCCAAGACTTGGTCACTTTGGACCTTGGAAAAGGGACTCACAAGTCCATTGTCAAGAGTACAAAGGCCCAGAACGTGTACTGTGTACAGTCCAAAATTTGTGCAGAAATGTCTCAGTCAGGGAAAATAACATACTCCTTtgatgtctgtgtagattctcaagTCATTCAGGTCATgataatccacaaaggttgaatggAGGCTGCTGGacttgttcttgtttgttgaagtcaTTTCACCTTTGTTCCAAAATGCTTCAGTTCTTAATTTTAGGTGTGGCGTCTCGCTGTTAACGGCTATGGTGGGTGTATCCCATTAGGGCGATCATTTGCATCTTGCGTCTGTCCTGACatcttcccccctccccccaagaCAGTTGGTCATGACGGTCGTTCCCCAGCCATGACTGGCAATGACAACAACGCCAGAGACATACTAAATAGTGAGACTCCACATCTAAGATTTAGAACtcaagaagccttttggattaaacaaaaacaagagtccagttgcctccattCAACTTTTGCGGATTACAATTTTGAGGTGTACATAGGAAAGATGGTACACAGTGGGAGTGCCTAACAAGGACCTCGCCATCCTCAAACTTGGAGACTTACCGTCAAACTTCTCAAGAAGGCTTTCCTAAATGCTAGATCTCGGACGGTGCCCCATCAATGGACTGCTTGGCCATGTTTATGGTCTTGGGAACATGGTTCTTGGTTATAGCCCATGGTCTTGGCCAGAGTCAGTGTCTTGACTGTAGATCATGGTTATGGTCCATGGTCTTGGATCTGGGTGttaggctgttttttttccctttgactGTGACCACAATCATGCCAACACAAGCACAaagattttttgtgtgtgtgtcatcataAATGTTAAGAAGACCACTGGAGATAAACTGGAGACCAGGAGTGTGGATGCTTGTGTAATGTCACCTGATGATGTCACCTTGGTGGTGTGTGATGATGTCACTTGTATCTTCTGTCCTGTGAAGAGGAGTTTGTAATAGTTGAAATCCTGTTCTTGTTTCTCCTCCAACCTCAACTCTTCCAGTCCTTCATTTTTTACCTCCATTCTCTCCTTATCTCCATCTTCACCTCCTTTTGTGTCAATTCT
The DNA window shown above is from Phyllopteryx taeniolatus isolate TA_2022b chromosome 17, UOR_Ptae_1.2, whole genome shotgun sequence and carries:
- the LOC133466756 gene encoding reticulon-4 receptor-like 1; the encoded protein is MFTRRCGGAELLLVLCGLDASLPCPRHCICYTSPSTVSCQAHDFQAVPEGIPADSRRIFLQNNKIGRLLRGHFPPAAAMLWLYSNNISYIQPSAFHGFRLLEELDLGDNRDLKAVAAETFRGLDRLRALHLYRCGLLSLPPGVFADLHDLQYLYLQDNQLEFLEDDLFIDLLNLSHLFLHGNRLWSLHQNTFRGLGALDRLLLHQNRIQWVDRQAFHDLGRLTTLYLFNNSLTEMSAGSLALLPSLEYLRLNDNPWDCDCEALPLWDWLRNFRGSTSSLVCVSPPEMEGKDLKMLRKEELPTCLKGEGGPGGVTGGDSLNHLNRHRSRNNQHQRPYLPHGDQHNLPPPSTLPRPPKGGRGNCTRRGRKAKVGPNEVRLLGKGKEKDFRDKHDGMTTARRKNKCLPRTSVGPPSGVQRATSAAAAPFAGGFFCLALLASLLTLH